A stretch of the Bordetella genomosp. 8 genome encodes the following:
- the fliG gene encoding flagellar motor switch protein FliG: protein MPSDKPIDGMTRAAVLLMSLGEDAAAEVFRFLSAREVQQVGAAMAQLKQVTREDVAEVLEEFRQESDQFIAVTLGSDDYIRSVLTKALGSDRAAGLIEDILEAGDSGSGIDALNWLDPHIVAELIGDEHPQIIATILVHLERDRAAAVLTRLTERLRNDVMLRIATFGGVQPAALSELTETLNAVLAGQGAKRSKMGGVRTAAEILNMMNSSDEETVVASLRERDADLAQKIVDEMFVFENLLEVEDRGIQLILKEVDNDTLMVALKGAVEDLRDKFLRNMSSRAAEMLREDLEAQGPIRMSKVEAEQKKILLVARRLAESGQIVLGAQGDDAYV, encoded by the coding sequence ATGCCAAGTGATAAACCCATCGATGGCATGACGCGGGCGGCGGTGCTGCTGATGTCGCTGGGAGAGGACGCCGCGGCGGAAGTGTTCCGCTTCCTGAGCGCGCGCGAAGTCCAGCAGGTGGGCGCCGCGATGGCGCAACTCAAGCAGGTGACGCGCGAAGACGTGGCCGAGGTGCTGGAGGAATTCCGCCAGGAGTCCGACCAGTTCATCGCGGTGACGCTGGGTTCGGACGACTACATCCGCAGCGTACTCACCAAGGCGCTGGGCAGCGATCGCGCCGCCGGCCTGATCGAGGACATCCTGGAAGCGGGCGACAGCGGCAGCGGCATCGATGCCCTGAACTGGCTGGATCCGCACATCGTGGCCGAACTGATCGGCGACGAGCATCCGCAGATCATCGCCACCATCCTGGTCCACCTGGAACGCGACCGGGCGGCCGCCGTGCTGACCCGCCTGACCGAACGCCTGCGCAACGACGTGATGCTGCGCATCGCCACCTTCGGCGGCGTGCAGCCCGCGGCGCTGTCCGAGCTGACGGAAACCTTGAATGCCGTGCTGGCCGGCCAGGGCGCCAAGCGCAGCAAGATGGGCGGCGTGCGCACCGCCGCCGAGATCCTGAACATGATGAATTCCTCCGACGAGGAAACCGTCGTGGCCAGCCTGCGGGAGCGCGACGCCGACCTGGCGCAGAAGATCGTCGACGAAATGTTCGTGTTCGAAAACCTGCTCGAGGTCGAGGACCGCGGCATCCAGCTCATACTCAAGGAAGTCGACAACGACACCCTCATGGTGGCGCTCAAGGGCGCGGTCGAGGACCTGCGCGACAAGTTCCTGCGCAATATGTCCAGCCGCGCGGCGGAAATGCTGCGCGAGGACCTGGAAGCGCAGGGGCCCATCCGCATGTCCAAGGTCGAGGCCGAGCAGAAGAAGATCCTGCTGGTCGCGCGCCGCCTGGCCGAGAGCGGCCAGATCGTGTTGGGTGCCCAGGGAGACGACGCGTATGTCTGA
- the fliJ gene encoding flagellar export protein FliJ produces the protein MPSQLPLDMLISLAQDHTDAAAKQLGGLHVARNKAEQQLSMLHDYRADYLQRLQNAMMTGMSAADCHNYQRFIATLDDAIDQQRAVLEQAATHLEQGKEHWREERRKLNSFDALAQRQQQVQAREDARREQRLNDEYSARLVRRGGGLH, from the coding sequence ATGCCTAGCCAACTCCCCCTGGATATGCTGATCTCCTTGGCCCAGGACCACACGGACGCAGCGGCCAAGCAGCTGGGCGGACTGCATGTCGCGCGCAACAAGGCGGAGCAGCAACTGAGCATGCTGCACGACTATCGCGCCGACTACCTGCAACGCCTGCAGAACGCCATGATGACCGGCATGTCAGCCGCCGATTGCCACAATTACCAACGTTTCATCGCGACATTGGACGATGCCATCGACCAGCAGCGAGCGGTGCTCGAGCAGGCCGCGACGCATCTGGAACAAGGCAAGGAACACTGGCGCGAAGAACGCCGCAAGTTGAATTCCTTCGACGCGCTGGCGCAGCGCCAGCAGCAAGTGCAGGCGCGCGAGGACGCGCGCCGCGAACAACGCCTGAATGACGAGTACTCCGCGCGCCTGGTCCGGCGCGGCGGGGGACTGCATTGA
- the fliE gene encoding flagellar hook-basal body complex protein FliE, with amino-acid sequence MAIAGLAGIENMLERMRQVVRVAEGGALDGTNGMQAASNGASAIGGGFAAELQRSLQRVSGAQNAAVTQAKAFELGAPNVSLNDVIVDMQKANVGFQTAVQVRNRLVSAYKEISSLTV; translated from the coding sequence ATGGCAATAGCCGGACTGGCCGGAATTGAGAACATGCTGGAGCGGATGCGCCAGGTCGTGCGGGTCGCCGAAGGCGGCGCCCTGGACGGCACGAACGGGATGCAGGCGGCCTCGAATGGCGCCTCGGCGATCGGCGGCGGTTTCGCGGCGGAGCTTCAGCGCTCGCTGCAACGGGTGTCCGGCGCCCAGAACGCGGCTGTCACGCAGGCCAAGGCATTCGAACTCGGGGCACCCAACGTTTCCTTGAACGACGTCATCGTCGATATGCAAAAGGCCAACGTAGGTTTCCAGACGGCGGTGCAGGTGCGTAACCGCCTGGTTTCGGCCTACAAGGAAATCTCGTCCCTGACGGTGTGA
- a CDS encoding putative bifunctional diguanylate cyclase/phosphodiesterase: MLDTLTLLVVAVIQFEIIGVVLLTTWFISRRARGALGGGGAMALVAAMCLLPIWYLWDTGIAHIVGFHWILLALIVVVPSGLLLFLALHLVRSEAILRAVRITRSGQSVLGLSQVADSEALEEDLRQAMQEVGQLYVHYQPIYSAGTRTLVGFEALLRWNHPHRGLVAPMQFIPLAEQTELIVPLGAWVLETACAEAATWPEPWYLSVNLSPVQLEKIQLVRDVRAVLDRTGLKAERLELEITEGVLVAAEGGEISRLAELRRAGVRIAIDDFGTGYSSLGYLRQLPFDTIKIDRSFVRNLETDSSAQAIVGTIVELSRRLNREIVAEGVETEGQYAILNALQCHRVQGWLLGKPMPPEEIAAHYFPSATEEGEAREVPWIDQAGTA; the protein is encoded by the coding sequence ATGCTTGACACTCTTACATTGCTTGTCGTAGCCGTAATCCAGTTCGAAATCATCGGCGTCGTGCTGCTGACAACTTGGTTCATTTCCCGGCGCGCCCGCGGCGCGCTCGGAGGTGGCGGCGCCATGGCGCTGGTCGCGGCGATGTGCCTGTTGCCGATCTGGTATCTGTGGGATACCGGCATCGCGCACATCGTTGGATTCCACTGGATACTGCTCGCGCTTATCGTGGTGGTGCCCTCGGGCCTGCTGCTATTCCTGGCTTTGCATCTGGTACGTTCGGAAGCCATCCTGCGTGCGGTGCGCATTACCCGCAGCGGCCAGAGCGTGCTGGGGCTGTCGCAGGTCGCCGATTCCGAAGCGTTGGAAGAAGACCTGCGCCAGGCCATGCAGGAAGTCGGGCAGCTCTACGTCCACTATCAGCCCATCTACAGCGCGGGCACGCGCACGCTGGTGGGCTTCGAGGCATTGTTGCGCTGGAACCACCCGCATCGCGGGCTGGTCGCGCCCATGCAGTTCATTCCGCTGGCGGAACAGACCGAGCTGATCGTCCCCCTGGGCGCCTGGGTGCTGGAAACGGCCTGCGCCGAAGCCGCCACCTGGCCGGAGCCCTGGTATCTGTCGGTCAACCTGTCGCCGGTGCAGCTGGAAAAGATCCAGCTGGTGCGCGACGTGCGGGCCGTCCTGGACCGCACCGGGCTGAAGGCGGAACGCCTGGAGCTGGAAATCACGGAAGGCGTGCTGGTCGCGGCGGAAGGCGGGGAAATCTCCCGCCTGGCCGAACTGCGCCGTGCCGGCGTGCGCATCGCCATCGACGATTTCGGTACGGGCTACTCCAGCCTGGGATATCTGCGGCAGCTGCCGTTCGACACGATCAAGATCGACCGGTCTTTCGTGCGCAATCTGGAAACCGATTCCAGCGCGCAGGCCATCGTCGGCACCATCGTCGAACTGTCGCGCCGTTTGAACCGCGAGATTGTTGCGGAAGGCGTGGAAACGGAAGGCCAGTACGCCATCCTGAACGCGCTGCAATGCCATCGGGTGCAGGGCTGGCTCCTGGGCAAACCGATGCCGCCCGAGGAAATCGCCGCGCATTACTTCCCGTCGGCGACGGAAGAAGGCGAAGCGCGCGAAGTGCCCTGGATCGACCAGGCCGGCACCGCCTGA
- a CDS encoding flagellar hook-length control protein FliK, which translates to MTSPLAMLALATPSAPPSGPSAPGAATPGATRPAASAPDGRGPRDGKDASRFSDIMARQRASQDAAAPADGTVRTPTDAASATPQNSVPAGEDAKVDDGQHDEDKLAATAGADAAPTLAQQALAIATLSLQLQGNGPDQGKQGSTDGQAGAPAGATATGAAATALTGTIELAAADAGAAATAATPADGQTATPAPAQVLAATLPGAPAQGGATDARTAAAPGVHPGGAAHAAGRDTANAQAIDMAAPPRDGQQAEAGAATDAGLDAGARPQDDALRAAANATRADGDRDTQAGATTPRAGAHAAPGDMAQALASAWQAPAPSASANAAPPAIHTPVGQPQWGTELGSQLVLMTHRAGNDAHTAQLRLDPPDLGPLSVTIKLNNGVAEASFVSAHAAVRQAVESALPQLQQSLAQAGISLGQANVSDQGAQAGFGGMNQGGDRSGHGGGAAAQAQADTSGDTVQIAVPTARGVEAGRVDTFA; encoded by the coding sequence ATGACTTCCCCGCTTGCCATGCTTGCCTTGGCCACGCCCTCCGCTCCCCCTTCCGGACCGTCGGCCCCCGGCGCCGCAACGCCCGGCGCGACCAGGCCCGCCGCCTCGGCCCCGGATGGCCGCGGCCCGCGCGACGGCAAGGACGCCTCGCGCTTTTCCGACATCATGGCGCGCCAGCGCGCCAGCCAGGATGCGGCCGCGCCCGCCGACGGCACCGTGCGCACGCCAACCGACGCCGCCAGCGCGACGCCGCAGAACAGCGTGCCCGCCGGCGAGGACGCCAAGGTGGACGATGGCCAGCATGACGAGGACAAGCTCGCCGCGACGGCCGGCGCCGACGCCGCGCCGACGCTGGCGCAGCAGGCGCTGGCAATCGCCACCCTGTCGCTGCAATTGCAGGGCAACGGCCCGGATCAAGGCAAGCAGGGTTCCACCGATGGCCAGGCCGGCGCACCGGCCGGCGCCACCGCCACGGGCGCCGCGGCCACCGCGCTGACCGGTACGATCGAATTGGCGGCCGCGGACGCGGGCGCCGCCGCTACTGCCGCGACGCCAGCGGACGGACAAACCGCCACGCCCGCGCCGGCGCAAGTCCTCGCCGCGACCCTGCCCGGGGCGCCCGCACAGGGCGGCGCCACGGATGCGCGGACGGCCGCCGCCCCCGGCGTCCATCCCGGCGGGGCGGCGCACGCCGCCGGACGCGATACCGCCAACGCGCAAGCCATCGATATGGCCGCTCCCCCGCGCGACGGCCAGCAGGCCGAGGCCGGCGCCGCGACGGACGCAGGCCTGGACGCCGGCGCGCGGCCGCAGGACGACGCCTTGCGCGCCGCGGCCAACGCGACGCGCGCCGATGGCGACAGGGATACGCAGGCCGGTGCCACCACGCCGCGCGCCGGTGCCCACGCCGCGCCAGGCGACATGGCGCAAGCCCTGGCATCCGCCTGGCAGGCGCCAGCACCCAGCGCCAGCGCGAACGCCGCCCCTCCCGCCATCCACACCCCGGTCGGCCAGCCCCAATGGGGCACCGAGCTGGGCAGTCAGCTGGTCCTCATGACCCATCGCGCCGGCAACGACGCGCATACCGCGCAATTGCGCCTGGACCCGCCCGACCTGGGCCCGCTCAGCGTCACGATCAAGCTGAACAACGGAGTGGCGGAAGCGTCGTTCGTATCGGCCCACGCCGCCGTGCGCCAGGCCGTCGAGTCCGCCCTGCCGCAGTTGCAGCAAAGCCTGGCGCAGGCCGGCATCTCGCTGGGGCAGGCCAACGTCAGCGATCAAGGCGCGCAAGCCGGCTTCGGCGGCATGAACCAGGGCGGCGACCGCTCAGGACATGGCGGTGGCGCCGCCGCGCAGGCGCAGGCGGACACGTCGGGCGATACCGTGCAGATCGCCGTGCCGACCGCACGCGGCGTGGAAGCCGGACGGGTCGACACCTTCGCATGA
- the fliI gene encoding flagellar protein export ATPase FliI: protein MSDAPAIAGVPAVPVVDRWVTQLQIGSIRANSTDPWLATGRVTRATGLVLQATGLRLPVGAVCRIEIAPGHDHWADAEVVGFDGHTLYLMPQSDISGLPPGARVVPGEPPLQRQIPLPRKAILNGNAKPALGRHLPVGNALLGRVLDGGGRPLDDLGPLVGADSAPLSALPINPLSRAPIDTVLDVGVRAINGLLTVGRGQRMGLFAGSGVGKSVLLGMMARYTKADVIVVGLIGERGREVKEFIEHNLGPDGLARSVVVAAPADVSPLLRLQGAAYATRIAEHFRDQGLDVLLIMDSLTRYAMAQREIALAIGEPPATKGYPPSVFARLPALVERAGMGAPGPNGKAGSITGFYTVLAEGDDQQDPIADSARAILDGHVVLSRHLAEAGHYPAIDIEASISRAMTSLISTDQFAVVRRFKQVVSRYQRNRDLIAVGAYAPGHDLALDDAIARYPRLEAFLQQNVGEKVDYGTAIAQLQATLQTGESHA, encoded by the coding sequence ATGAGCGACGCCCCCGCCATCGCCGGCGTGCCCGCCGTTCCGGTGGTGGACCGCTGGGTCACGCAGTTGCAGATCGGGTCCATACGGGCCAACTCCACCGACCCGTGGCTGGCGACCGGCCGCGTGACCCGCGCCACCGGCCTGGTGCTGCAGGCCACCGGCCTGCGCCTGCCGGTCGGCGCGGTATGCCGCATCGAGATCGCGCCCGGCCACGACCATTGGGCCGACGCCGAGGTGGTCGGCTTCGACGGCCATACGCTCTACCTGATGCCGCAATCGGATATCTCCGGCCTGCCGCCCGGCGCGCGCGTGGTTCCGGGCGAGCCGCCCCTGCAGCGGCAGATCCCCCTCCCCCGCAAGGCCATCCTGAACGGCAATGCCAAGCCCGCGCTGGGCCGCCACCTGCCGGTGGGCAATGCCCTGCTGGGACGCGTGCTGGATGGCGGCGGACGGCCGCTGGACGATCTCGGCCCGCTGGTGGGCGCCGACTCGGCGCCCTTGTCCGCCCTGCCCATCAACCCCCTGTCGCGCGCGCCCATCGATACGGTGCTGGACGTCGGCGTGCGCGCCATCAACGGCCTGCTGACCGTGGGCCGCGGCCAGCGCATGGGCCTGTTCGCCGGTTCGGGCGTGGGCAAGAGCGTGCTGCTGGGAATGATGGCGCGCTACACCAAGGCCGACGTCATCGTGGTCGGGCTCATCGGCGAACGCGGCCGCGAGGTCAAGGAATTCATCGAGCACAACCTGGGTCCCGATGGGTTGGCGCGCTCGGTGGTGGTGGCCGCGCCCGCCGACGTGTCGCCGCTGCTGCGCTTGCAGGGCGCCGCCTACGCCACGCGTATCGCGGAACACTTCCGCGATCAGGGGCTGGACGTGCTGCTGATCATGGACTCGCTGACCCGCTACGCCATGGCGCAGCGCGAGATCGCGCTGGCCATCGGCGAACCTCCGGCCACCAAGGGCTATCCGCCATCGGTATTCGCGCGCCTGCCCGCCCTGGTCGAACGCGCCGGCATGGGCGCGCCCGGGCCGAACGGCAAGGCTGGCTCGATCACCGGGTTCTACACGGTGCTGGCGGAAGGCGACGACCAGCAGGATCCCATCGCCGATTCCGCCCGCGCCATCCTCGACGGCCACGTGGTGCTGTCGCGCCACCTGGCCGAGGCCGGCCACTACCCGGCCATCGACATCGAGGCTTCGATATCGCGCGCCATGACGTCGCTGATCAGCACCGACCAGTTCGCGGTGGTCAGGCGCTTCAAGCAGGTGGTGTCGCGCTACCAGCGCAACCGCGACCTGATCGCCGTGGGCGCCTACGCGCCCGGCCACGACCTGGCGCTGGACGACGCCATCGCGCGCTATCCGCGGCTGGAAGCCTTCCTGCAACAGAACGTCGGCGAGAAAGTGGACTACGGCACGGCCATCGCGCAACTGCAGGCCACGTTACAGACAGGTGAATCGCATGCCTAG
- a CDS encoding flagellar brake protein, with protein sequence MPLKEPESDFLLTRPEEIRSAIFELTHQDCTTLVRDAADRETAILVLGIDKQTDHFFWRPRDFAGSDFATNDSRGLRVGTVLQFHGNGYGGVQIHFRVPRPDLVRFDDGSAAFVSPLPERVSRIQRRKLFRASIIGTAVRCAGQWRPDLASKPVLFTIRDISVEGIGLRVERPASEMPAEGAIMQDVYLDFGDFGNMTTDLQVRTVIPLSGQPLPQATDDAQAGAAEMVTLRPSLTLQDPLTHIGAEFAALSGRQEAWLQQVVWRLEKARATTN encoded by the coding sequence ATGCCGTTGAAAGAGCCCGAATCGGACTTTCTGCTGACGCGGCCGGAGGAAATACGCTCCGCCATCTTTGAACTGACGCACCAGGATTGCACGACGCTGGTGCGCGATGCCGCCGATCGCGAAACCGCGATCCTGGTCCTGGGCATCGACAAGCAGACCGACCATTTCTTCTGGCGGCCACGCGATTTCGCGGGGTCCGACTTCGCCACCAACGACAGCCGTGGCCTGCGTGTGGGTACGGTGCTGCAATTCCATGGCAACGGCTACGGCGGCGTGCAGATCCATTTCCGCGTGCCCAGGCCCGACCTGGTGCGCTTCGACGACGGCAGCGCCGCCTTCGTGTCGCCGTTGCCGGAACGCGTGTCCCGCATCCAGCGGCGCAAGCTGTTTCGCGCGTCGATCATCGGCACGGCGGTGCGCTGCGCCGGACAGTGGCGTCCGGACCTGGCCTCCAAGCCGGTACTGTTCACCATCCGGGATATTTCGGTGGAAGGCATCGGCCTGCGCGTCGAGCGGCCGGCCAGCGAGATGCCGGCCGAAGGCGCCATCATGCAGGACGTCTACCTGGACTTCGGGGACTTCGGCAACATGACCACCGATCTGCAGGTGCGCACGGTGATCCCGCTGTCCGGGCAACCCTTGCCGCAGGCGACGGACGATGCGCAGGCGGGAGCGGCGGAAATGGTCACCCTCCGGCCCAGCCTGACGCTGCAGGATCCGCTGACGCACATCGGCGCGGAATTCGCCGCGCTGAGCGGGCGCCAGGAGGCATGGCTGCAGCAGGTCGTCTGGCGCCTGGAAAAGGCACGCGCCACCACGAACTGA
- a CDS encoding EscU/YscU/HrcU family type III secretion system export apparatus switch protein — translation MTLPPPAGHDEPGRAAAVALSYQDGEAAPRVVAKGYGTLADTIIRTARENGMYVHQSPELVGLLMQVDLDAHIPPQLYLAVAELLAWLYRLEARPDKALPGLPPDRND, via the coding sequence ATGACGCTGCCGCCCCCCGCCGGCCACGACGAGCCGGGCCGCGCCGCCGCGGTCGCCCTGTCCTACCAGGACGGCGAAGCCGCGCCGCGTGTCGTGGCCAAGGGCTATGGCACGCTGGCCGACACCATCATCCGTACCGCGCGCGAAAACGGGATGTACGTGCACCAGTCGCCCGAACTGGTCGGACTGCTGATGCAGGTCGACCTGGACGCGCACATACCGCCGCAGCTGTACCTGGCGGTCGCCGAACTATTGGCATGGCTTTATCGGCTGGAAGCGCGCCCCGACAAGGCGCTACCCGGCCTGCCCCCTGACCGAAACGATTGA
- the fliH gene encoding flagellar assembly protein FliH: MSERRVVPSPPANAPWQRWRLASFEEQDAAAHAPEVLPDPGPDPRQIQEEARRAGHARGLKEGRAEGYDLGVAEGRARGYEEGLQEGRKAGHAEGLADARKQGAEEAERLRAIADATATSLGQLEEKTGQALMTLALDIARQVVRITVANQTDALLAAVREVLHMNPTAGAPLRLWLHPLDLELVRLHLAEELKTGPWRVLVDESITRGGCRAETSLGEIDATLETRWRRVAASLGRDMPLESEE, encoded by the coding sequence ATGTCTGAACGCCGCGTCGTTCCATCGCCGCCCGCCAACGCGCCGTGGCAGCGCTGGCGCCTGGCGTCGTTCGAGGAACAGGACGCGGCCGCCCACGCGCCGGAGGTATTGCCGGACCCGGGCCCCGATCCACGCCAGATACAGGAAGAAGCCCGCCGCGCCGGCCATGCCCGTGGGCTGAAGGAAGGCCGCGCCGAAGGCTACGACCTGGGTGTGGCCGAAGGCCGCGCACGCGGTTACGAAGAAGGCCTGCAGGAAGGTCGCAAGGCGGGCCATGCCGAAGGCCTGGCCGATGCCCGCAAGCAAGGCGCGGAGGAAGCCGAGCGCCTGCGCGCGATCGCCGACGCCACGGCGACGTCCCTGGGGCAGCTCGAGGAAAAAACCGGACAGGCCCTGATGACCCTGGCGCTGGACATCGCGCGCCAGGTCGTGCGCATCACGGTCGCGAACCAGACCGATGCCTTGCTGGCCGCCGTCCGTGAAGTGCTGCACATGAATCCCACGGCGGGCGCGCCGTTGCGCCTGTGGCTGCATCCGCTCGACCTCGAACTGGTCCGCCTGCACCTGGCGGAAGAACTCAAGACCGGCCCCTGGCGCGTGCTGGTCGACGAATCGATCACGCGTGGCGGCTGCCGTGCCGAGACCTCGCTGGGCGAGATCGACGCCACACTGGAAACGCGCTGGCGCCGCGTCGCGGCTTCGCTGGGCCGCGACATGCCGCTGGAGAGCGAGGAATGA
- the fliF gene encoding flagellar basal-body MS-ring/collar protein FliF, translated as MNQQATLTSSLISRFPVLEKLRNVPKPLLLGAAAAVIALIVAAVMWGRDPNYKVLFSNLDDRDGGAIVAALNQMNVPYRFNETGTAILVPSEKVYDARLQLAGQGLPRGGSVGFELLDNTRFGASQFTEQINYQRGLEGELARSIESMNAVQHARVHLALPRQTLFVRDRRPPTASVVLTLYPGRSIGDSQVSAISWLVASSVPDLNISNVSIVDQNGRLLSSPSGEGRGMDADQTRYVRETEQRTVERILAILNPLVGPGNVHAQASVDMDFARREETSEVYRPNQEPGQGAVRSQQTNDSQQNGVNPAQGVPGALSNEPPANAQAPIANPPATQQRPGQPGAQQAGQQQQTTSTTGAAAQQGPSTSRRENTTNYEVDRTISHIKQPVGAVKRLSVAVVINYMPDKDGEPKALPEEQLNKLTTLVKEAMGYSEARGDSLNVVNSQFNDAEPTTPWWKDPSNISMAKTALGWLVLAILAVWVWRSLVRPIYERYMNPPIDPEIAEIERQDALRDAQEQARAKEMDRFEDNMKRARDMASKDPRAVAMVLRTWMSKDAK; from the coding sequence ATGAACCAGCAGGCCACACTGACCTCTTCCCTGATCTCCCGGTTTCCCGTGCTGGAGAAGCTGCGGAACGTTCCGAAACCGCTGTTGCTGGGCGCGGCGGCGGCGGTCATCGCATTGATCGTCGCGGCGGTGATGTGGGGGCGCGATCCTAACTATAAGGTGCTGTTCTCCAATCTGGACGACCGGGACGGAGGCGCCATCGTCGCCGCCCTGAACCAGATGAACGTGCCCTATCGCTTCAACGAGACCGGGACGGCCATCCTGGTGCCGTCCGAAAAGGTCTACGACGCCCGCCTGCAGTTGGCCGGCCAGGGCCTGCCCCGCGGCGGCTCGGTCGGCTTCGAGCTGCTGGACAACACCCGCTTCGGCGCCAGCCAGTTCACCGAACAGATCAATTACCAGCGCGGCCTGGAAGGCGAGCTGGCGCGTTCGATCGAGTCGATGAACGCCGTGCAGCACGCACGGGTGCATCTGGCGCTGCCGCGCCAGACCTTGTTCGTGCGCGACCGCCGTCCGCCGACGGCATCCGTCGTACTGACGCTCTACCCCGGCCGCAGCATCGGCGATTCGCAGGTGTCGGCCATTTCCTGGCTGGTGGCGTCCAGCGTTCCCGACCTGAACATCAGCAACGTTTCCATCGTCGACCAGAACGGCCGCCTGTTGTCCTCGCCCAGCGGCGAAGGCCGCGGCATGGACGCCGACCAGACGCGCTACGTGCGCGAGACCGAGCAGCGCACTGTCGAGCGTATCCTGGCGATCCTGAATCCCCTGGTCGGCCCCGGCAATGTGCACGCCCAGGCCAGCGTCGACATGGACTTCGCGCGCCGCGAGGAAACGTCGGAAGTGTACCGGCCCAATCAGGAACCGGGCCAGGGCGCGGTGCGCAGCCAGCAGACCAACGACTCCCAGCAGAACGGCGTCAACCCCGCGCAAGGCGTGCCCGGCGCGCTGAGCAACGAGCCGCCGGCCAATGCGCAGGCGCCCATCGCCAACCCGCCGGCCACGCAGCAGCGTCCCGGCCAGCCGGGTGCCCAGCAGGCGGGACAACAGCAGCAGACCACGTCCACCACCGGGGCGGCCGCGCAGCAAGGTCCGTCGACCTCGCGCCGCGAGAACACCACCAACTACGAAGTCGATCGCACGATCAGCCACATCAAGCAGCCGGTCGGCGCGGTGAAGCGCCTGTCGGTGGCGGTGGTGATCAACTACATGCCCGACAAGGACGGCGAGCCCAAGGCGCTGCCCGAAGAACAGTTGAACAAGCTCACCACGCTGGTGAAGGAAGCCATGGGCTATTCCGAAGCGCGTGGCGACTCCCTGAACGTGGTGAACAGCCAGTTCAACGACGCCGAACCGACGACGCCGTGGTGGAAGGATCCGTCGAACATCTCGATGGCCAAGACCGCGCTGGGCTGGCTGGTACTGGCGATCCTGGCGGTGTGGGTGTGGCGCTCGCTGGTCCGCCCGATCTACGAGCGGTATATGAATCCGCCGATCGATCCGGAAATCGCCGAGATCGAACGCCAGGATGCGCTGCGCGACGCCCAGGAGCAGGCGCGTGCCAAGGAAATGGATCGTTTCGAGGACAACATGAAGCGCGCCCGCGATATGGCCAGCAAGGACCCGCGCGCGGTGGCCATGGTGCTGCGTACCTGGATGAGCAAAGATGCCAAGTGA